In a single window of the Flavobacterium ammoniigenes genome:
- a CDS encoding S41 family peptidase, translated as MKKFIPFFILLLLLLITAQACQKDQDDTIVGSSSSIANLEVQNFIWKGLNQYYLWQTDVANLADNRFANQAALDAFLTNYKVPQDLFDALRVSPTIDRFSWMVDDYVTLEQSLQGISKNNGVEFGLSYKPNSTTEVFGYVRYIIPGSDASTKDIRRGEIFTAVNGTPLTTTNYQSLLFGTNDNYTLNMADYNGTTFSSNGKTVQLTKTTLSENPILIKNVITVGAKKIGYLMYNGFYADFDSQLNAAFGDFKTQGITDLVLDLRYNSGGSVRTATYLASMITGQFTGKVFAKQQWNTKINSYFETNDPNGLRNFFTDKIGSTPINSVNMSKVYILTTKSSASASELVINGLKPHINVVQIGDVTTGKNVGSVTLYDSPDFSATNRNPKHKYAMQPIVLKIVNSDGFGDYFNGLTPTHELKETISTFGVLGDVNEPLLKLAIAKITGTGKMTTQSTGTQFNFFRDSKSMNPFGNQMYLDKAPAGLQKALD; from the coding sequence ATGAAAAAATTCATTCCCTTTTTTATACTACTATTGTTGCTGCTTATAACTGCTCAAGCATGCCAAAAGGATCAAGATGACACTATTGTAGGTTCATCCTCATCAATAGCCAATTTAGAAGTTCAAAACTTTATTTGGAAAGGATTGAATCAGTATTATTTATGGCAAACAGACGTTGCTAATTTAGCGGACAACCGATTTGCCAATCAAGCTGCACTTGATGCCTTTTTAACCAACTACAAAGTACCTCAAGACTTGTTTGATGCGTTACGAGTGAGTCCCACTATTGATCGATTCAGTTGGATGGTAGATGACTATGTAACCTTAGAACAATCGCTACAAGGAATCTCAAAAAACAATGGGGTAGAGTTTGGTTTGAGTTACAAACCCAACAGTACTACTGAAGTATTTGGTTATGTCCGTTACATTATCCCAGGTTCGGATGCATCGACTAAAGACATACGTAGAGGCGAAATATTTACAGCCGTAAATGGTACCCCGTTGACAACAACAAATTACCAAAGTTTATTGTTTGGAACCAATGATAATTATACATTAAACATGGCAGATTATAATGGAACTACCTTTTCTTCCAATGGAAAAACAGTACAATTAACAAAAACAACCTTATCCGAAAATCCAATTTTAATTAAAAATGTAATTACAGTTGGCGCTAAGAAGATTGGGTATTTAATGTACAACGGTTTTTATGCTGATTTTGATTCTCAACTGAATGCCGCTTTTGGTGATTTTAAAACACAAGGCATTACCGATTTGGTTTTGGATTTACGTTATAATAGTGGTGGTTCTGTGCGAACTGCTACTTATTTGGCCAGTATGATTACAGGGCAGTTTACCGGAAAAGTTTTTGCAAAACAACAATGGAACACCAAAATCAATTCCTACTTTGAAACCAATGACCCTAATGGTTTACGTAATTTCTTTACAGATAAAATTGGATCCACTCCTATCAATAGTGTGAATATGTCAAAAGTATATATTTTGACAACCAAAAGTAGCGCATCGGCGAGTGAACTCGTTATTAACGGTCTAAAACCTCATATCAATGTGGTTCAGATTGGCGATGTGACTACAGGGAAAAATGTAGGATCAGTAACTTTATATGATTCACCTGATTTTTCGGCAACCAATAGAAATCCAAAACACAAATATGCCATGCAGCCTATCGTGTTGAAAATTGTTAACTCCGATGGCTTTGGTGATTACTTTAACGGATTGACTCCAACTCATGAGTTAAAAGAAACCATTAGTACTTTTGGAGTACTTGGCGACGTGAATGAACCTTTATTAAAATTGGCTATAGCCAAAATTACAGGAACTGGAAAAATGACAACACAAAGCACCGGTACACAATTTAATTTCTTTAGGGACTCTAAATCCATGAATCCATTTGGCAATCAAATGTATTTAGATAAAGCTCCGGCTGGACTCCAAAAAGCATTGGACTAA
- a CDS encoding phage integrase SAM-like domain-containing protein — protein MATVKYLLQSSSVNSNIYVRFSINRKTVLKRKTGFVINSTDWNSERSQPKMGREDLKRIKSKLDYLALFIQEAYNTDISKGVELNGDWLQYVIDQFNNKTPVVELDVLTNYIEKYKDEAPFKTNSKGGTGLSAGRISNIKLFKNTILRYEKESLNSQKVIIKNIDIQFAEDFKIWLSKQGYSISYIGKNIANLNTMCNDAFKNGIETNKQIKNIKVVSEKRKPEDIVYLSTEEQQKIKETELTSTAYINARKWLLLGCLIGQRGGDLLSLTPENIKEWQGHKIIELVQQKTGKQVAIPVSNKALEYVESDFPYKISLAKFNEYIKKICEKAEINIPTIGLIKEEGKKAKVKTILPKWKTISSHVCRRSFATNYYTKIPTPLLMNITAHSSEKVFLAYIGKTTYDNASQILDYFNKLD, from the coding sequence ATGGCTACCGTTAAGTATTTACTCCAAAGTTCAAGTGTTAATTCAAATATCTATGTTCGGTTTTCTATCAATAGAAAGACTGTTCTGAAAAGAAAAACTGGATTTGTAATCAATTCTACTGATTGGAATTCTGAGAGGTCTCAACCGAAAATGGGAAGAGAAGATTTAAAGAGAATCAAATCAAAATTAGATTACTTAGCGCTATTCATACAAGAGGCTTACAATACCGACATTAGTAAAGGTGTTGAGCTTAATGGTGATTGGCTTCAATATGTCATAGATCAGTTTAACAACAAAACACCAGTAGTTGAATTAGATGTATTGACAAACTATATTGAAAAATATAAAGATGAAGCACCCTTCAAAACCAATTCAAAAGGAGGTACAGGACTTAGTGCTGGAAGAATTAGTAATATTAAGTTATTCAAAAACACGATTTTAAGATATGAAAAAGAGAGTTTAAATTCTCAAAAAGTGATTATTAAAAATATAGACATCCAGTTTGCAGAAGATTTTAAAATATGGCTTTCAAAACAAGGGTATTCTATCAGTTATATTGGAAAGAATATTGCAAACCTCAATACAATGTGTAATGATGCTTTTAAAAATGGTATAGAAACTAATAAACAGATTAAGAACATCAAAGTAGTTTCTGAAAAACGTAAACCTGAAGATATTGTTTATTTGAGTACAGAAGAGCAACAGAAAATAAAAGAGACTGAATTAACCAGCACAGCTTATATTAATGCAAGGAAATGGCTTTTATTAGGCTGTTTGATTGGTCAAAGAGGTGGTGATTTACTTAGTCTTACACCTGAGAATATAAAAGAATGGCAAGGACACAAAATAATTGAGTTAGTTCAACAAAAAACGGGTAAACAAGTTGCTATTCCAGTTAGTAATAAAGCTTTAGAGTATGTCGAAAGTGATTTCCCATATAAAATATCTTTGGCTAAATTCAATGAGTATATTAAAAAGATATGTGAAAAGGCTGAAATTAATATACCTACAATCGGACTAATAAAAGAGGAGGGAAAAAAAGCAAAAGTAAAAACTATACTTCCGAAATGGAAAACTATTAGTTCTCACGTTTGCAGAAGGTCTTTCGCTACTAATTATTATACTAAAATACCAACTCCATTATTGATGAATATAACAGCTCATAGTTCTGAAAAGGTCTTTTTAGCTTACATCGGTAAAACTACTTATGATAATGCTTCTCAGATTTTAGATTATTTTAATAAATTAGATTAA
- a CDS encoding ABC transporter substrate-binding protein, translating to MKSFISTFIFLFAALLLSSCKQNNARSSATQSPEKNEIQYAKGLELYKRKGYSILKITHPWPNATQPFTYILQEKNGIIPDSLQQYSRISVPIQSIVVTSTTHIPALELLGVENTLVGFPNTDFISSPKTRKRIDAGRVKEVGTNETLNTEILIDMAPDVIVSFGLNNSNPTLDNLQKSGLKVLLNGDWNEQSPLGKAEWIKFFGALYGMDAKAKTIFSSIEKEYHTTLALAKKAPYKPTVMSGAMYQDQWFVPQGESWMALFLKESQSNYLWANTKGTGSLTLPFETILEKAQKAEFWIAPGDFSSIKEMNNSNPHYAKFEAFKNKKVYSYALHKGAKGGILFFEWSATRPDWVLKDLIAIFHPELLPNHHPYFFEKLN from the coding sequence ATGAAATCATTTATTTCTACATTTATTTTCCTTTTTGCTGCACTGCTCCTAAGTAGTTGCAAACAAAATAATGCGCGTTCATCAGCAACCCAAAGTCCAGAAAAAAACGAAATTCAATATGCCAAAGGATTAGAATTGTATAAACGAAAAGGCTATTCTATTCTTAAAATTACGCATCCTTGGCCCAATGCCACACAACCGTTTACCTATATTTTACAAGAAAAAAATGGCATAATTCCCGATAGTTTACAACAGTACTCCCGCATTTCGGTTCCTATTCAATCCATCGTGGTCACCTCTACCACTCATATTCCTGCTTTAGAATTATTAGGCGTGGAAAACACCTTGGTCGGCTTCCCAAATACCGATTTTATTTCGTCACCCAAAACTCGAAAACGAATCGATGCAGGACGCGTAAAAGAAGTTGGAACAAATGAAACGCTCAATACCGAAATTCTGATTGATATGGCGCCCGATGTGATTGTAAGTTTTGGTTTAAACAATAGCAATCCTACACTAGATAATTTACAAAAAAGTGGTTTAAAGGTTCTTTTAAATGGCGATTGGAACGAACAATCTCCCCTTGGAAAAGCAGAATGGATTAAATTTTTTGGTGCTTTGTATGGCATGGATGCCAAAGCCAAAACAATTTTCTCATCCATTGAAAAAGAATACCATACTACTTTGGCTTTAGCCAAAAAAGCACCATACAAACCAACTGTTATGAGTGGTGCTATGTACCAAGATCAATGGTTTGTTCCTCAAGGAGAAAGCTGGATGGCTTTGTTTTTAAAAGAGTCGCAATCCAATTATTTATGGGCCAATACCAAAGGAACAGGCAGTTTAACTTTGCCTTTTGAAACTATTTTAGAAAAAGCACAAAAAGCCGAATTTTGGATTGCCCCAGGTGATTTTTCGTCTATTAAAGAAATGAATAATAGCAATCCACATTATGCCAAATTTGAGGCGTTTAAAAATAAAAAAGTATATTCGTACGCATTACACAAAGGGGCTAAAGGGGGAATTTTGTTTTTTGAATGGTCTGCCACTCGCCCAGATTGGGTACTGAAAGATTTGATTGCTATTTTTCATCCAGAATTACTCCCAAATCATCATCCTTATTTTTTTGAAAAACTAAATTAA
- a CDS encoding helix-turn-helix domain-containing protein: MNNQILLNGITLQQLADAISPLLQKTNESNSKFDSEKELLTRIEVCELLSINKTSLWKHTKSGKLKSYGFSSRVYYKRSEVLGAVKPINS; the protein is encoded by the coding sequence ATGAATAATCAAATTCTACTAAACGGCATTACATTACAACAGTTAGCCGATGCAATTAGTCCACTATTGCAAAAAACAAATGAATCAAATAGTAAATTCGATTCAGAAAAAGAACTTCTTACTCGTATTGAAGTTTGTGAATTACTATCAATTAACAAAACTAGTCTTTGGAAACATACTAAAAGTGGTAAGTTAAAATCTTATGGGTTTAGTAGTCGTGTTTATTACAAAAGAAGTGAAGTCTTAGGAGCAGTTAAACCTATTAACTCGTAA
- a CDS encoding helix-turn-helix domain-containing protein, protein MEKSIENFNKLEYEAIANRLKLLRKEKGYSNYEHIAFALEMSRSAYWRLEKGVNFEIKTLIKICKLLDVTLEEFFAGIELPKSKK, encoded by the coding sequence ATGGAAAAATCTATTGAAAATTTTAATAAACTCGAGTATGAAGCAATTGCTAATAGACTAAAGTTGCTTAGAAAAGAAAAAGGGTATTCAAATTATGAGCATATTGCATTTGCTCTTGAAATGAGTCGTTCTGCATATTGGAGACTTGAAAAAGGTGTTAACTTTGAAATAAAAACGTTAATCAAAATTTGTAAACTTCTTGATGTTACTTTGGAAGAGTTCTTTGCTGGTATTGAATTACCAAAATCAAAAAAATAA
- a CDS encoding FISUMP domain-containing protein, translating to MKKVVISLSLVFVLLYGCSSNNTNTDITSIVPPSNLAGSVISSTQINLTWKDNSTNEVGFKIERKTDSGTYVLVGSVGTNIMAFNDVNLTPNTNYTYRIYSYNSSGNSPTYSNEISLKTSSTIVLPSITTKAVTSITSTTASCGGIIQSDGGSPILGGGLVWSTSQNPTSDLATKYTFGMAVLSFGTEMTGLTPNTTYYARTYVKNIIGTAYGNQVTFTTTSSPIIPTSVTDIDGNSYPTIVLCDNKVWTTKNLNVSKYRNGDIIPQVTSTSNLNISTGAWCYYSFSTPNGTIYGKLYNWAAIIDSRGLAPLGWHIPSQDEWTNMTNCYGGLGYAGAKLKQIGINYWQSPNTGATNASSFSGLPGGYYSPNTFFDINQNAYFWANTTYGTQYSYYWRLNYDNINVGYGLFTRNSFLSVRLVKD from the coding sequence ATGAAAAAAGTTGTAATATCTCTAAGTTTGGTATTTGTATTGTTATATGGATGCTCTTCAAATAACACCAACACTGACATAACGTCTATTGTACCACCCTCTAACTTAGCTGGTAGCGTTATTTCGTCTACTCAGATAAATTTAACTTGGAAAGATAACTCTACTAATGAAGTTGGTTTTAAAATAGAACGTAAAACAGATTCAGGTACATATGTATTAGTAGGGAGTGTAGGAACTAATATAATGGCTTTTAATGATGTTAATTTAACACCTAATACAAACTATACTTATAGAATTTATTCGTATAATTCCTCTGGAAATTCTCCTACATACTCTAATGAAATTAGTTTAAAAACGAGTAGTACAATCGTATTACCCAGCATTACTACAAAAGCAGTTACTAGCATAACAAGTACTACAGCATCCTGTGGAGGAATTATACAATCCGATGGTGGCTCACCAATTTTAGGCGGAGGTTTAGTTTGGAGTACATCACAAAATCCAACCTCGGATTTAGCAACTAAATATACTTTTGGGATGGCTGTACTTTCTTTTGGTACTGAAATGACTGGTCTTACACCTAATACAACATATTATGCAAGAACGTATGTTAAAAATATAATTGGTACAGCCTATGGGAATCAAGTAACATTTACTACTACTAGCTCCCCTATAATTCCAACATCTGTAACCGATATAGATGGTAATTCATACCCTACAATAGTTTTATGTGACAACAAAGTTTGGACTACTAAAAATCTTAATGTATCCAAGTACAGAAATGGAGATATAATACCACAAGTTACTTCGACTTCTAATCTAAATATTTCAACGGGAGCTTGGTGTTATTACTCGTTTTCTACACCTAATGGAACAATTTATGGGAAATTATATAATTGGGCTGCAATAATTGATTCAAGAGGTCTAGCACCACTTGGATGGCATATTCCTAGTCAAGATGAATGGACAAATATGACTAATTGTTATGGTGGTTTAGGATATGCGGGTGCAAAGCTAAAACAGATAGGTATAAATTATTGGCAAAGTCCTAATACTGGTGCTACAAATGCTAGTAGCTTCTCAGGATTGCCTGGGGGGTATTATTCTCCTAATACATTTTTTGATATAAATCAAAATGCTTACTTCTGGGCTAATACTACTTATGGTACACAGTATTCTTATTACTGGAGATTAAATTATGACAATATCAATGTTGGATATGGTCTTTTCACAAGAAACAGTTTCTTGAGTGTACGTTTAGTAAAAGATTAA
- a CDS encoding DUF4252 domain-containing protein, with protein MRKQLVAILFILISNSFYAQSVFDQFDGIAGVDAITINKKMFDLMSKVKLDASDKETTQYMSLIKKIDNLKVYRTQNERISIQMRLTAEKYAKTAGLSELLSTFEGGKRVKILAKQGGSETQLKELLLFVEGSKTEDTVLMSITGDFDLNEVPALTDKMKIPGSAELRKVGKN; from the coding sequence ATGAGAAAACAATTAGTTGCTATTTTATTTATATTAATTTCCAATTCATTTTATGCCCAATCTGTTTTTGATCAATTTGATGGTATTGCGGGTGTTGATGCGATAACCATCAATAAGAAAATGTTTGATTTGATGAGTAAGGTTAAATTGGACGCTTCAGATAAAGAAACGACGCAATACATGAGTTTAATTAAGAAAATAGATAACCTTAAAGTATACCGAACACAAAATGAACGAATTTCTATTCAAATGCGTTTGACTGCTGAAAAATATGCAAAAACAGCAGGTTTATCCGAACTGCTTTCTACATTTGAAGGAGGTAAAAGAGTGAAAATACTTGCTAAACAGGGTGGGAGCGAAACCCAATTAAAGGAGTTGCTCTTGTTTGTTGAGGGAAGCAAGACAGAGGATACCGTTTTGATGTCAATTACGGGTGATTTTGATTTGAATGAAGTACCTGCTCTAACGGATAAAATGAAAATTCCAGGAAGTGCTGAGTTAAGGAAAGTGGGGAAGAATTAA
- a CDS encoding iron ABC transporter permease codes for MNTTNRNTILFIFLSLGLVFLLLLDISIGAVAIPLKEVCLSIFGSGATKSSWEYIIMDYRLPKAIVAILVGMGLAISGLLMQTLFRNPLAGPYVLGLSSGASLGVALVILGSAFLPAFASEFILSSYGIVLASSLGSFLVLLAVLAVAQRLRDTMAILIVGLMFGSLTNALVGTLTYFSTAAQLQKFTFWSLGTLGNLSWTSITILSVCVAVGLILSLVSIKPLNSLLLGENYAKSLGLNYTKARFLIILATSILAGSITAFAGPIAFVGLAVPHIAKLVFQTSNHLILFWGTLLFGAMIMLVCDSISQLPNSAIVIPINAITSILGAPIVIWLLIRKRKLMN; via the coding sequence TTGAATACTACTAACCGAAATACTATACTATTTATATTCCTGAGTTTAGGATTGGTTTTCCTATTGCTCCTTGATATTAGTATCGGTGCTGTTGCTATTCCATTAAAAGAAGTATGCCTAAGTATATTCGGTTCGGGTGCCACTAAATCATCCTGGGAATATATCATAATGGATTACCGATTACCCAAAGCTATTGTCGCCATTTTAGTAGGAATGGGTTTAGCCATTAGCGGACTCTTAATGCAGACTTTATTTCGGAATCCTCTAGCGGGACCTTATGTACTTGGACTCAGTTCAGGTGCAAGTTTAGGAGTAGCCTTAGTGATTTTAGGATCGGCCTTTTTACCCGCCTTTGCTAGTGAATTTATTCTCTCGTCTTACGGAATTGTATTGGCTTCTAGTTTGGGTAGTTTTCTAGTCTTACTAGCGGTTTTGGCTGTAGCCCAACGATTGCGAGATACCATGGCGATTCTCATAGTAGGATTAATGTTTGGTAGTTTGACCAATGCTTTAGTTGGCACGTTAACCTATTTTAGTACAGCGGCACAATTACAAAAATTCACCTTCTGGTCGTTAGGAACATTAGGTAATTTATCTTGGACATCAATTACTATTTTGTCTGTTTGTGTTGCAGTTGGATTGATCTTAAGTTTGGTAAGTATCAAACCGTTAAACAGTTTGCTTTTAGGAGAAAATTACGCTAAGAGTTTAGGATTGAATTATACCAAAGCTCGATTTTTAATCATCTTAGCTACTAGTATTCTAGCGGGAAGTATTACTGCTTTTGCTGGGCCAATCGCCTTTGTTGGTTTGGCGGTTCCACATATCGCTAAATTAGTTTTTCAAACCAGTAATCACCTGATTTTATTTTGGGGCACCCTATTATTTGGTGCTATGATTATGTTAGTTTGTGATAGTATTTCGCAGTTACCTAATTCAGCAATTGTGATTCCAATCAATGCCATTACTTCTATTTTAGGTGCTCCAATTGTAATTTGGTTACTTATTCGCAAACGTAAATTGATGAATTAA
- a CDS encoding ABC transporter ATP-binding protein yields MEPTIILHTKDISIGYTNKKKSTTVASQVSVSLEKGKLTALIGANGIGKSTLLRTLIGIQSPLSGTVFLENKAIHSLDNLTLAQHLSVVLTDTLPPSNLTVFELIALGRQPYTNWIGKLSTEDIAKVNEAMELTQISHLADKRHFEISDGQLQIVLIARALAQDTPLIILDEPTTHLDLLHKVTLFKLLKKLTQETGKSILFSTHDIDMAIQLSDEMILMTPESVVQDQPCNLIMKGSFNTLFQDEHISFDAEKGKFVIKG; encoded by the coding sequence ATGGAGCCCACTATTATTTTACATACCAAAGACATTAGCATTGGGTACACCAATAAAAAGAAAAGTACCACTGTTGCTTCTCAAGTTTCTGTTTCATTAGAAAAAGGAAAACTAACAGCTTTAATTGGTGCCAATGGAATTGGAAAATCAACGCTTTTACGCACTTTAATTGGAATTCAATCACCACTTTCTGGTACCGTTTTTTTAGAAAACAAGGCCATTCATTCCTTAGATAATTTGACTTTAGCACAACATTTAAGTGTAGTACTGACTGATACATTACCACCAAGTAACCTAACAGTATTTGAACTCATTGCATTAGGAAGACAACCGTATACGAATTGGATTGGAAAACTTTCAACTGAGGATATTGCAAAAGTAAATGAAGCAATGGAGCTGACACAAATTAGTCATTTGGCCGATAAACGTCATTTTGAAATTAGTGATGGGCAATTACAGATCGTACTTATTGCACGTGCATTGGCACAAGATACCCCACTAATTATTCTGGATGAACCCACAACTCACTTGGATTTATTGCACAAAGTTACCCTTTTCAAACTTTTAAAAAAACTAACCCAAGAAACTGGAAAATCGATTTTGTTTTCTACACACGATATTGATATGGCCATTCAATTGAGTGACGAAATGATACTAATGACTCCCGAATCAGTGGTACAAGACCAACCATGTAATTTAATTATGAAAGGAA
- a CDS encoding TonB-dependent receptor plug domain-containing protein, which yields MNKKKVRISVLLALISSCVFAQEKEIIASQQELDEVVVSDSKFALAKEKSGKVITNITAKELLNRPGQSVATILNTIAGIEINGNQSAAGKNLGYYIRGGKNSQVLILIDGIPVNDASGISMEYDLRLLPVEQVESIEIMKGAASTLYGSGAATGLINIKLKKSGKKSLSGNAYFNVGTNTTATQQNQKAADFNQGFSINGRTTKLSYFTALNSTETNGISQIAPPNPNVNYEEDPFSRLNYMAKVGYSVSDKMTLDFFGNYDQIKNDYDGGFDNTGTSDTNLNKTSSKQFRFGFSPKFKYNKGEFIINSSLNKLVRSYDELDTYSNSVGFSQYESRSVNVDGFNKYQISDSFYLVSGLQYQFHDANSVTPYGNITKENTKFNMIDPYVTGVYTSSLGFNLNVGARWNSHSAYGNQLVYNVNPSFDFQTLPFKIISSYSTAFVTPSLYQLYSPYGNSSLTPEKNSTAELGFETQLGNNNIRWNLVGFYREQTNFIGFYFNPVTDASNYVNINGLNKAKGIETEIQFVLSNQLKWNSNYTFTQVDEALDRLIPKHKLNSSLDYKVSDRLFWNVSYQYIDARKDAFFDGNTYATTQVNLGSYQLVNSLARYEIIKNRCSVFGSAQNIFNADFIENLGYSTLGRNFKFGITLNW from the coding sequence ATGAACAAGAAAAAGGTTCGTATTAGCGTATTATTAGCGCTAATATCGTCTTGTGTTTTCGCGCAAGAAAAAGAAATTATAGCTTCTCAACAGGAGCTAGACGAAGTGGTGGTATCAGATTCCAAATTTGCTTTGGCAAAAGAAAAATCGGGAAAAGTAATCACCAACATTACTGCCAAAGAGTTGCTAAATCGACCAGGACAAAGTGTAGCTACCATTTTAAACACGATTGCTGGGATTGAAATTAACGGGAATCAAAGTGCTGCTGGTAAAAACTTAGGCTATTACATTCGTGGAGGTAAAAACAGTCAAGTACTTATCTTGATTGATGGAATTCCGGTTAACGATGCCTCAGGAATTAGCATGGAATACGATTTGCGTTTGCTTCCTGTCGAACAAGTAGAAAGTATTGAGATTATGAAGGGAGCGGCAAGTACTTTGTACGGATCTGGAGCAGCAACAGGATTGATCAATATCAAACTGAAAAAATCGGGTAAAAAATCACTATCTGGGAATGCGTATTTTAATGTGGGTACCAATACCACGGCAACACAGCAGAATCAAAAAGCAGCCGATTTTAATCAAGGGTTTTCTATTAATGGAAGAACCACTAAACTAAGCTATTTTACTGCTTTAAACAGTACAGAAACAAATGGAATTTCTCAAATTGCGCCACCAAATCCAAATGTCAACTATGAAGAAGATCCTTTTTCACGTTTGAATTATATGGCTAAAGTAGGTTATTCTGTTTCGGATAAAATGACTTTAGATTTTTTCGGGAATTACGATCAAATTAAAAATGATTATGATGGAGGTTTTGATAATACTGGAACTAGCGATACCAATTTAAACAAAACAAGTTCGAAACAATTTCGTTTTGGATTTTCTCCTAAATTCAAATACAACAAAGGGGAATTCATAATAAATTCAAGTTTGAATAAACTCGTTCGTTCTTACGATGAGTTGGATACCTATTCGAATTCGGTTGGTTTTTCACAATATGAATCGAGAAGCGTGAATGTAGACGGATTTAATAAATACCAAATTAGTGATTCTTTCTATTTGGTTTCGGGTTTACAGTATCAATTTCACGATGCTAATAGTGTGACTCCTTATGGAAATATTACCAAAGAAAATACTAAGTTCAATATGATTGATCCTTATGTAACTGGAGTTTACACTTCGAGTTTAGGTTTCAATTTGAATGTAGGTGCACGATGGAATAGTCACAGTGCCTATGGCAATCAATTAGTCTACAATGTGAATCCTTCGTTTGATTTTCAAACACTTCCATTCAAAATTATCAGTTCCTACAGTACCGCTTTTGTTACCCCAAGTTTGTACCAATTGTATTCTCCTTATGGTAATTCTAGCTTGACACCTGAAAAAAATAGTACCGCCGAGTTGGGTTTTGAAACGCAATTAGGCAACAATAATATCCGATGGAATCTAGTGGGTTTTTATCGCGAACAAACTAATTTTATTGGGTTTTATTTCAATCCAGTAACTGATGCATCCAATTACGTTAATATAAATGGTTTGAATAAAGCCAAAGGAATTGAAACAGAGATTCAATTTGTTTTGAGTAATCAATTGAAATGGAATTCAAACTATACATTTACTCAAGTTGATGAAGCCTTAGATCGGTTAATTCCAAAGCACAAATTAAATTCTTCGTTAGATTATAAAGTTTCAGATCGCCTTTTTTGGAATGTGAGTTACCAATACATAGACGCTAGAAAAGATGCTTTTTTTGATGGGAATACCTATGCAACCACCCAGGTTAATTTAGGGTCCTATCAACTAGTAAATTCTCTAGCTAGGTATGAAATCATTAAAAATAGATGTTCTGTATTTGGTTCGGCACAAAATATTTTTAATGCTGATTTTATCGAGAATTTAGGCTACAGTACTTTGGGTCGCAACTTTAAATTTGGGATAACATTGAATTGGTAA